The following coding sequences are from one Neovison vison isolate M4711 chromosome X, ASM_NN_V1, whole genome shotgun sequence window:
- the FANCB gene encoding Fanconi anemia group B protein, with the protein MSSKQAVSSKEQEMLLCYNGEVLIFRLSEGHFAGKRPAKTPVLHVRRMVFDRRTRAFVQKSTGSFMLKEENSHLKIMCCNCVSDFRTGINLPYIMIQCNKKNNIFTYFLLFLHSTNKFEKRLSFRLSHELKDGVRVLNGPLVLWRHVKTFYCISSQTGKVSTVSLNFSSVEWAGEIENLGMVLLGPKTCFLSEEGSTQKLSKSDYAIWNTKFCVYSLENEEVVSDAYIIPPAYTSVITYVHVCATEIVNNQLRMSLIALTRKNQLILFQNGTPKSVCQLPFGDPCAVQLVNSGRGDFFIVSFRSGDACAVWKKNFQVAAKWEKIRSVLIDDFIGTGSEQVLLLFQESLNSDCLSSFTITDLGYVNYSNKTLDCNEDESFEDKERNRYMMVPPLERGLKVGFTCIQELQQHLLLKEKIISKSYKSLINLVQGKDDSTSSAEKAHLFTLCGQEENPVCTFDEKIPDNFQDSEQLVEKIWYRVIDDSLVVGVKTPSSLKLSLNHVALSLLLDQAHSFSCRLIKCQNRVIKLSRDFVPAPCSLPRETRSDAKRIKLTIDSEEGEEEEKEEESFVCEQSSEKECVQVITAVTSLSPLLGFGSFCCTVLLQIRERENGNSSEDRYIQCGRLFLSLEDLSSRQYLLIFPKKKPIEHMEDLFALLTAFKKTCFQITSSNYSLTSMKTWLQEYMKCEDIKEFPEICFCKMPGSFYGTLFQWKQKTPFEGILIIYSRNQTVLFQCLHNLIRALPINCFFKNLKFGSVDFLINHLALTLEKELVTHRSLSSALVKVENNLVQSCEASKEKSSGVAALSDREENVHPYRKELQREKKRTLGTDLKVSGALYREMTLKLAEVQLRSDLAAQKLAGL; encoded by the exons ATGTCTAGCAAACAAGCCGTGTCATCTAAGGAACAAGAAATGCTTTTGTGTTATAATGGGGAAGTCCTTATTTTTCGGCTGTCTGAGGGACATTTTGCAGGTAAAAGGCCTGCAAAAACACCTGTATTACATGTCAGGAGAATGGTGTTTGACAGAAGAACAAGAGCATTTGTTCAGAAGTCCACTGGATCCTTTATGttaaaggaagaaaactctcatttaaaaattatgtgttgCAACTGTGTGTCCGATTTCAGAACTGGAATTAATCTCCCTTATATCATGATACAATgcaataaaaagaataacatcttcacatattttcttctatttcttcacaGTACCAATAAATTCGAAAAGCGTTTGAGCTTTAGACTAAGCCATGAGTTGAAGGATGGTGTAAGGGTCCTTAATGGTCCATTAGTTTTATGGAGACATGTCAAAACCTTCTACTGTATCTCTTCCCAAACAGGCAAAGTTAGTACTGTGTCTcttaatttttcctctgttgagtGGGCAGGGGAGATTGAAAATCTAGGTATGGTTTTATTAGGACCGAAGACATGTTTTTTATCTGAAGAAGGATCCACTCAAAAGCTTTCAAAATCAGATTATGCAATTTGGAATACCAAATTTTGTGTATACTCCCTTGAAAATGAAGAAGTAGTAAGTGATGCATACATTATCCCTCCTGCTTATACCAGTGTAATAACTTATGTGCATGTCTGTGCAACTGAGATTGTCAACAATCAGTTAAGAATGTCTCTGATTGCCCTTACTCGAAAGAATCAGctgattttatttcaaaatgggaCTCCTAAAAGCGTGTGCCAGCTTCCATTTGGAGATCCTTGTGCAGTTCAACTTGTGAATTCAGGCAGAGGAGACTTTTTCATCGTATCCTTTAGGTCTGGTGATGCTTGTGCCGTTTGGAAAAAGAACTTTCAG GTTGCTGCTAAGTGGGAAAAAATTAGATCAGTACTGATAGATGACTTTATAGGAACTGGAAGTGAACAAGTACTGCTACTTTTTCAAGAGTCCTTGAATTCAGATTGCCTGAGTTCGTTTACAATAACAGATCTTGGCTACGTGAACTATTCA aacAAAACATTGGATTGCAATGAAGATGAGTCATTTGAAGACAAAGAACGGAATCGTTATATGATGGTTCCACCTCTGGAAAGAGGATTGAAA GTTGGTTTCACTTGTATTCAGGAATTGCAGCAGCATCTCTTGcttaaggaaaaaattatttcaaaatcttaCAAAAGTTTAATAAACCTGGTTCAAGGGAAAGATGATAGTACATCAAGTGCAGAGAAG GCACATCTTTTTACTCTTTGTGGTCAAGAAGAAAATCCTGTCTGTACCTTTGATGAAAAGATACCAGACAATTTTCAAGATTCAGAACAGCTAGTAGAGAAGATATGGTATCGTGTAATAGATGATAGCTTAGTTGTTGGAGTGAAGACCCCATCTTCTTTGAAGCT GTCCCTGAATCATGTGGCTTTATCACTGTTATTGGATCAAGCTCATAGCTTCAGCTGTCGGCTTATTAAGTGTCAAAATAGGGTGATCAAGTTGAGTAGGGATTTTGTCCCAGCACCGTGCTCACTGCCACGTGAAACAAGATCAGATGCAAAAAGGATCAAGTTGACTATTGAcagtgaggagggagaggaagaggaaaaggaagaggaaagcttTGTTTGTGAACAGTCATCTGAGAAAGAGTGTGTACAGGTCATTACTGCTGTAACatctctttcaccacttttagGGTTCGGTAGTTTTTGTTGTACTGTGCTGCTACAAATTAGGGAGAGGGAAAATGGTAACTCTTCTGAAGATCGTTACATTCAGTGTGGCAGACTTTTTTTAAGCCTAGAAGACCTTTCAAGTAGGCAATACCTGCTgatatttccaaagaagaaaccTATAG AACACATGGAAGATCTGTTTGCACTTCtcacagcatttaaaaaaacttgTTTTCAAATCACATCATCCAACTATTCTCTGACTTCAATGAAGACGTGGCTCCAGGAATACATGAAATGTGAAGATATCAAAGAATTTCCAGAAATTTGCTTTTGCAAGATGCCAGGGAGTTTCTATGGGACACTCTTCCAGTGGAAACAAAAAACACCATTTGAAGGGATTTTAATAATCTATTCCAG GAATCAAACAGTTTTGTTCCAGTGCCTTCATAATCTCATCAGAGCTCTCCCTATAAACTGTTTcttcaaaaatctaaaatttgGAAGTGTCGATTTCCTAATTAATCACTTGGCGTTAACTTTGGAGAAGGAATTGGTTACCCAtcgttctctttcttctgccttagtTAAGGTTGAAAACAACTTGGTGCAAAGTTGTGAAGCAAGCAAAGAAAAGAGTAGTGGTGTGGCGGCTTTATCAGACAGAGAGGAAAACGTCCATCCCTACAGAAAAGAactacagagagaaaagaagcgAACGTTGGGGACAGACCTAAAAGTGAGTGGTGCCCTTTATAGAGAAATGACTTTGAAGTTAGCTGAGGTTCAGCTGAGATCAGACCTTGCTGCACAGAAACTGGCTGGTTTATAA